TTTGGTTTTGGTGGTCTTCCTCTTTTTGGTTTTTCATCAATACTAAACATATGATTATGTGATAAATTTGTCATTGGTTGTGGTAATGGtgatgtttttaattttttagctCCACAATTTTTTCTTGGATTTGaacattttgttttttgttcaatcattttcctttttttactTGAAtcctatttattattaattattgataaaaaaaaaaaaaaaaattaatttcaattttattactttaaaaaaaaaaataataataataataataataataataaaaataaataattacacatgaatttgaatttgataaaaattttaaattggtaATCATTTTATCTATAAAAATTTCAGCATTTTTAGCAACTCTATGATCCTCCTCTGACAATAAAAGGATATTTGGAggttcatttaaatttgaaacttGATCAAAAACAaggatattattattcttttttttaaaaaaaataaatattaaattaatattcaaaaatttagttaaaaataaaaataaaaataaaaataaagatttattttttaaaattgtaaatattaaaataaaaaaataaaaaaaaataaaaaaaattaaaaataaaatataaaaatagaaaaaaaaaaaaaaattaaaataattaatattttgtaattaaataaattaatttttagattaaattaaaagtaaaaaaaaaaaatctagccaaattattaccatttgattataaatgtaaatttgatttattttttatttttttaaaaaaaaaatatatatatatatatataattgtaaatgtaatttttattttcaattttttgaattggtaattttttaagaatatttttcaattgtttgatgttgaatttataaacacaaaaaaaaaaaaaaaaaataataaaaagaaaaaattaaattaaaaaaaaataaaaaataaaaaaaaattaaattttttccatttgttgatatgatttaaaaaattaatataaaaaaaaaaaaacttacaaccAATAattattcctttttttttcaaaaaaaaaattaaatttaattttttttttttttttttttttattgtttgtgtttttttaagaaatgaATTCATTTCTATCTAGATTGACCAAAAATAAacttaattttataaattttgcGGTTAAATCAATggaaaattgaataaatgtAGGGGTATAAttgattatattattaaaatttttttttttttttttttttttttttcaattttttgaaaGGCTTGTTTGTGGgcctttaaaattttttaaaggcCCACAACCACTGTACAGTCAGCAAATTGTGTGTGgggattttttaatttctttgtcCCATTTGTACTTATAATTCCATATTTTAttggaaattttttaaagtatttttatttttttgttttttttatatccataataaaaaaacaccaaatctaactttttttatataaatttagaataattaaattaaaaaaattatttttttgctTGATTAAATCTAACAAAATGTTCCATATTTACTCTCTATCATACACAAagcaaataaacaaaaacacacacacacacaatttttttttaaggttggctataaaaaatataaatagatAAACCTATTCTTtgaatgttttttaaatatttaaaaaattaaaataaatataaattaatacattaaaaaaaaaaaagaataaaataaaaaagctaataataatatttttttattaactccttttttcattttcataaatatttttttttttttttttttaaagatctGTTTCTTAAAATATTAAGACATGTGTTTAaaattgtatatttttttttttttttattaaaaaaaaaaagtttttttttctgtgaaataattatttataaaccaTTGTGGAAGTGATGggtttattatattttatttttttttttatattttttttttttttttttttttaataaagttaaaTTGATATtgtgtaattttttttttttttttttttttttttttatttatttattataatataattttaacaaaCACTCTTGTTCTTATAATAACCTTTTATTTCCACAAGTGGAATCTACTCTGTGTATAATTTTAACTTATACTCTTGTTCTTATAATAACCCTTTATTTCCATATGTAGAATCTACTTTGTGTAGCCTTCCATTCTTAGGTAATCCGATCGAAACAAAAATCGATAAACTGACAAACCATCCCTTAATTTtctttccaatttttttttataatatttaaaaaataaaaaaaaaataaaaaaaaaaaaataaaaaaaaaaaaaaaaaaggaaatatataataaagtaTGGGATTTagatctaatttttttaaagtaaaattaataaaaaaattattattattattattattatatatatatatatattttttttttttttttttattacataaACCATACCATTATCacatctaaaaataaaaaaaataaaaaaactattgtaacaaatattatttactgtgggtggtaataaaaataaaataaaaataaaataaaaataaaaataaaaataaattccaactactttttattatatatatacaattaatttttattttttattatttttttttttaggtctttttcttaatattatttttaaaattatttaaattaaattattattactactattaacAGATGGAGGGTATGATTGccaattatataatattgttattattattattattattatcatattattattattattatttcattatttctttttttttttttttttttttaagaatctTCCAAATCATCAGACAATGATGACCCATTTGGTTTATATAATACTGTTGTAACAAACTTTGTTTTATAACGATGAGTAACACCTAAAATTGAAACTTTGTTTTTTCTTGGTAATGaatataaatgatttaacaTAACATGatgtggtaatggtaataaagtTGGATCCTCTGTTGAAGGTTGTGTATTTAAAAGTGCTCTTCTTAAATGTGGTGgtaatgatggtggtggtattttTTGAACCTCCTCCTCTGGTATAGTTCTACTATATGAACCTGGTGGTGTTGatgatactttttttttttttttttttttttttttttataattcatattgttaattattttatttattttttaaaattataataataataataataataataataataataataataataataataataataataataattataataataataataataataataataataataataataataaaacttacattttaaagtatttaaatcatttgaaggatctttatttttaacttcaataaaatttaataaattgccTTTAATATCAGCGGCAACTGGTTGTTCAGTTGAATGAATCCATTTACCATCTACTATGTATTTATATTGATGAACACCTGGTgctaaattataaattaatgtAAAATCTTTCTCACTTCTTGAGAGTGGAATCTTTTCTttccaattattaaatgatccTGAAACATATACATCCTTTCCTCCACCTGACCATGTAAATACTGTTGGTACTGCTTGTTCTGTAATTATTGGTTGTGCTCCCATTGGTCCAactaatggtgatgatggtggtgacactgtgtattatttaaaaaagaaaagaaaaaaaaaaaaaaaaaaaaaaaaattaaaattttaattattttttaaaataatttacaaaatacAAAAGTAATGTAATGAAAAAAACATacttaatatattaaattctaAACCAGGTTTATTACTACTTCCTGGAGTGAATTTAGGTGATTGAATAATGGTTTGTCCATAAGATCTaccttgttgttgttgttgttgttgctgttgtagttgttgtggtgttaatttttgttgTGGAATAGGTTGAGATTTgtattgttgctgttgttgttgttgctgttgttgaagttgcttagatctttgttgttgttgatattgttgttgatattgttgttgaagttgttgttgttgtaattgttgctgttgttgttgtctttgttgttgatgttgttgtaattgttgttgtataaatctttgttgttgttggtctGTAGctgatgaatttgaagatGGTGTATTTACTTTTTGTTCAGTAGATGTTGAAATTCCCATTTtgttttactttattttttttaaaaaaaaaaaaaaaaaaaataagaattgtgtatatatatatatgtgtgtgaatgtatgtatgtatgagTGAGTGGTGAAaattatctatttatttattttttttttaaaaaaaatttgttttattttattttgttttattattattatattttttttttttttttttttttttttctctattTGTATGAATTTATTGTGGATGTGTGTGGTTATTTAAATAAGTGTGTTGATTGTTTTGTGGAGAAGTGagtatgattttttttttttgtttttttttttttatagttgatttgaaagataaaataaataaataaaaaaaaataaaaaaaaaataaaaaaaaaacaatggaaATATTGGTTAATGTGATGGTTAGTGAGgaattaaacaaattgaGCAAAAAGTGTCAACAAGAAACCTTCTTCGCTTtgcaaaaattgaaaattaaaaaattaaaaaataaaaaaaaaaaaataaaaaaaattcaatttaaaaaaatctttttttttttttgtctcataaaaatcaaaataaaaaccaaaaaaaaaaaaaaaaaaaaaaaaaaaaaaaaaaaaaaaaaaaaaagaattttatggaaataaaataaaataaataaaataataataataaagattaataattaaaagaaatttaattaaactcaaaacatattaaaaaggtataatttgaaaaaaaaaataaaaaaaaaaaataaaaaaaaataaaaaaaaaattcccttttttttcatttttttcatttttttttttttttttttttttacctcaCCAccaatcaatatttaaatatttatttaaatattaattaaataaaaaaaaaaacaatagcaacaacaatattaaaatattaaataagtttaatattattttaaaaccattaataaacatttaattgtaattaaatatatattaaattaaataataataatacttttttttccttttttaatattaattactaacattaaaaaatattttataataacaaataaaaaaatatatataaaaacaaaaaaccaaaccaaatttaattaatcatttcattgtacaatttttttttttttttttttttttttttttaaaaaaaaaaaaaaaatttcaaaatttttcattgacaaaaaaaaataaaaataatataaaaacattaaTAGGGATAGGGAAGTGAAttcaaactaaaaaaaaaaaaaaacaataataataataataataataataataataataataaaaatactcCATGGATAGTGTACTTTCACCATATATTGGAGAGAAGAATCCAAAAGAAATAAACCAATTAGTATTAGATCAAAGAAGGATACCAAAACTCTCggatttaaaagatttaacaGAATTGGAGATTTTGTCATTAAATGGTTGTAGCcttcaatcaattgaaactttaccaatattttcaaaattaagaAAAGTAAGTTAAAGatagatttattttattttatttcattttattttatttttttttaatttagtaGGGTAGATCTTTTCCATTTCAGttagatttaatttatttgtgaCAGATCGATCTAGCTTATAactacctttttttttaatttttttttaaaatttttttttttaatttttttttttaatttatttttaaatttaaattccaatactaattttttattaaaattaaattataaagttggaattaaatgataatagaaTTTCAGGTGGATTATCAGTATTAtcagattttgaaaaattagaatCATTAAGTTTAAGTggaaatcaaattaaaactttaggAGATTTAGAACCAttagtaagtttttttttttatttatttatttttttttttttttttttatttattatatttctttttaactttttttatttattatatttctttttaagattttttaatttactaacctaaatttaatttttttttaaaaaaaaaaagggtaaCTTACAATCACTtcaatttttagatttatttgCTTGTCCTGTAACAC
This region of Dictyostelium discoideum AX4 chromosome 3 chromosome, whole genome shotgun sequence genomic DNA includes:
- the prkab gene encoding AMP-activated protein kinase beta subunit — translated: MGISTSTEQKVNTPSSNSSATDQQQQRFIQQQLQQHQQQRQQQQQQLQQQQLQQQYQQQYQQQQRSKQLQQQQQQQQQQYKSQPIPQQKLTPQQLQQQQQQQQQGRSYGQTIIQSPKFTPGSSNKPGLEFNILMSPPSSPLVGPMGAQPIITEQAVPTVFTWSGGGKDVYVSGSFNNWKEKIPLSRSEKDFTLIYNLAPGVHQYKYIVDGKWIHSTEQPVAADIKGNLLNFIEVKNKDPSNDLNTLKLSSTPPGSYSRTIPEEEVQKIPPPSLPPHLRRALLNTQPSTEDPTLLPLPHHVMLNHLYSLPRKNKVSILGVTHRYKTKFVTTVLYKPNGSSLSDDLEDS
- the gtaV gene encoding GATA zinc finger domain-containing protein 22; protein product: MNNNILVFDQVSNLNEPPNILLLSEEDHRVAKNAEIFIDKMITNLKFLSNSNSCDSSKKRKMIEQKTKCSNPRKNCGAKKLKTSPLPQPMTNLSHNHMFSIDEKPKRGRPPKPKPLCCQICLTNNTPYWRWSVIENNKIRVCNRCGQKIFKLEKSINEQLLFRIEIINLLNKIDDEKPIEK